In the genome of Catharus ustulatus isolate bCatUst1 chromosome 1, bCatUst1.pri.v2, whole genome shotgun sequence, the window TACCGGCAgcgctgctggggcagctcctgcgCCGCTTCACTGCCCCCGCTGGGCCGTCACCGGCAGCAGCGGCGTCCCGGCAGGCCCGGCGCCAGGCCCGGCCTCGGtcccgccggggccgcccccgctcCCGGAGCGCGGTTACAAAACCGGGCGATGCGGGAGCGGCGGCTGCGCCCTGTGCGGGGATCGCGGTGCCGGCTCCGGGGCCGTAGCGCTGCTGTGCTGGCGGCACCGCCGCTGTTGCAGTTCCgcagcggccccggcccggccaacgggcagcgccggccggtGGCGCAACCACAGCGGCCGCGTGACGGCCCCGGGGCTCGGCCCTGCGGCACCGGCACCGCGCGGGGGGCGCGTTTCGGGGGGCACGGCACGGGAGACACCCCGAGCGGGGTCAGGGCACCGCATGGGGGGCACGCTGCATGCGGCACCGGCTGTGGGGGCTCGGCGGGACCGCAGGGTGCGGGGGGGGTGTCCGCATCACGGATTGCGGGGATGCGGCGGGGGGGGCTCGGTGTGCATCACGGGGTGCGGGGGTGCCCGCAGCACGGCGTGCGGGCGGGACTTTGGGGGCGCGGGGGAGCCGGCAGCACGGCGTGCGGGGGGGCGCAGGGACACCCTGCGGGCGGCGTTGCGGGGGTGCAGGTGTTCCCGCATCACGGGGCTGCGGGGGTGCCGCTGCCCgctcccccccgccccgctcctcTCCGAGTCCCGTAAGCCGCTTTGCCCTGACGCTCGGTAAAGCCCCGACGCGGCCTATTTACGGCAGCAGCGAGCCTAATCCCCGAGCGCTGCCGCGGGGGGAGCAGCCTGGAGACCCCCGCCGTGCCCGCGGGGTCCCGCTCGGCCCCGCTACCCCCGCACCGCTACCCCGCTACCCCCCTGCTCGCACCGAACCCCGTGCGCTGCGGAATGCGGCAGCGGGAAGCGGCGGAGCGAACCGCGCTCGGGGGCGGCTCCGGGCCCTCCGCAGCCCCCGCTCGCCGCTCGCAGCCTCCGGCCGAGCGCCGGATCCGCCAAGCCCCCCGAATCCCCCCGACCCCCGCTCACCGGGCGGGCCGAGCTGCGCGGGGTCCGCTGGCTGCGCGCCTGTGGGCGGGACTGGGGGTGGGCGGGGTTTGGAGTGGGTGGGACTCGGGAGTGGGTGGGTCTCGGGGTGGGCGGGGCCTGAAGCAGGCGGGACTCTGGGGTGGGCGGGGCCCGCTGAGCGCAGCGTGCGTCACAGGAGGCGGGGCCTGGTCGGGGGCGGGGCCACGGGGGCCGCGCGGCGGAGCGCCCCCTGGTGGCGGCAGCGCGCACGCGGCGCGGGTGTCGCGCGTGGGGACGGTCACGCGCCCCCGGTCACGCGCCAGGGACCCCCGTCTGTCACCCTTGGGTGCCCGTGGCATTCCCGTGTGCCTCTGTCACCCGTGGAGCTTTGTCCGTGTCCCCTTGTCATGTCCAGGCTCAGTTCTGTGTCCACTGGTCACGCGTGGGGACGGTCacacatccctggaaatgccaaGGGACGGTCACGCATCCCCCTGTCTGTCACCCTTGGGTGCCCGTGGCATTCCCGTGTGCCTCTGTCATCCGTGGAGCTTTGTCCGTGTCCCCTTGTCACGTCTGAGGTCAGTTCCGTGTCCCCTGATCACTCGTGGGGACGGTCACACACAGTCACTTGTCCCCCTGTCACCCGTGTAGCTGTCCCCGCGTCCCCCGGCCATTCTCAGGCACGGATCCCTGTCACCCGCGGGGCTCTATCCGTGTCCCTTTGTCATGTCTGAGGTCAGTTCTATGTCCCCTGGTCACTCGTGGGGCCGGTCACGGCTCCCCCCGTCACGCACGTTGGACGGCCACTTGTCCCCCTGTCACCTGCGTAGCTGTCCCCGTGGCCCCGTGCCATTCTGGGTGACGGCCCTGCATACCCTGTCACCCGTGGGGCTTTATCCGTGTTCCCCTGTCACATCAGGGCTcagtcctgtgtcccctggtcACTCGTGGGGCCGGCCATTCCCATGCACCTCTGTCACCCGAGGCGCTTTTTCCGCGTCCCCCCCGTCATATCAGCGTCCCCTGGTCACTCGTGGGGACGGTCATGCACGAGGGACAGCCACTTGTccccctgtcacccctgggGCTGGCCCCGTGTGGCTCCCCCTCCGAGCGCTGCTCACCCGCgcccgtgtcccgtgtcccgcGTGGGGTCTGTCCCGTGTCCCGCGTGAGGTctgtcccgtgtcccgtgtccgtgtcccctccccagccccgccccccgccctcCCCTTCCCGTTTTGGCCCCGTTTCGGTTTCGGTTCTCGCCCGGGGCGGAGCCGCGCGGTCCGCGGTGCGTGGGGGGCCGTGCCCCGCGGGGTGGGGGGCCGTGCCCCGCGGGGTGGGGGGGCCGTGCCCCGCGGGGTGGGGGGGccctgctggggtttttttggggtccccgcGGGGCTGGAAGGGCCGGGGCGATCGGGGGGTCCTGTCCCGGGGTTGGGGGGGTACGGGAGGtgcgggggtggggggaaacACGGACGTGGGGTGCGGGGACGGGGGTTGGGGTCACGCGTGGGGGGTGGGAGGTGCCAGCCCCAATGTGTGGGTGCTCCAGGATGGCAGGGGGGGTGCTGGAGGTGCAGGGGGTGCCCCCCGACGCCCCCGAGGAGCTGCTGATCCTGTACTTCGAGAGCCGGCGGCGCTCGGGGGGGGGCCCCGTGCAGAGCTGCCAGCGCCTTGgccccctcctcttcctcaccttcGAGGACCCCCAGGGTAagcgtgggcagggaggggcgtcccagttcccactgggagcactgggatgggatttggggttcccagtcccactgggagcactgggatggggtgtgTGACCATCCCAGTcccactgggagcactgggacgGGATGTGTGACCATCCCAGTcccactgggagcactgggatagGTGTGTGACCGTCCCAGTTCCacctgggagcactgggatcgGGTGTGTGACCGTCCCAGTCCTACTGGGACCACTGGGATAGGATTTGGGGCTCCCAGTcccactgggagcactgggatgggatttggggttcccagtcCCACTGGGATGGGGTGTGTGGGTTCCCAGtctcactgggatgggatttggagtCCCCACTcccactgggatcactgggataggatttgggggtctcagtcccactgggatcactgggataGGATTTGGTGTTCCCAGTCCCACTGGGACCACTGGGATGGGGTGTGGAGTTCCCAGTCCCACTGGGATGAGGTGTGGGGTTCCCAGTcccactgggatcactgggataggatttgggggtctcagtCCCACTGGGATGGGGTTTTGGGTTCCCAGTCCCACTGcgatgggatttggggggtctcagtcccactgggatcactgggatgggatttggagtCCCCACTCCCACTGcgatgggatttggggggtctcagtcccactgggagcactgggatgggatttggggttcccagtcccactgggatcactgggatgggatttggagtCCCCACTCCCACTGGGATGGTATTTTGGGTTCCCAGTcccactgggagcactggtgctGTGCCTccaggggtcccagggggtcccaggggtgctggctgagcccccagtgaccccatttCCCTCCACAGACGCACAGAATGTGCTGGCCCACGGCAGCCACAGGCTcgggggagctgagctgggcgTGCGCCCGGcccccccctgggaccccacgCACCTTGTGCTGCACAGCCTCGACCCCGGGAGCCCCCCCGAGCCCCTGGACGAGCCCCTGGAGACCCTGCTGGGGGTCCCCCCGGGCAgtgccaccctgtgccagggctctgtgcccgGCTGGGGCCTGCTGCGCCTGCGggaccccctgagccccccaggtgggactgggggccgtgggggggacacgggggtgggatggggaccttgggatgggatggggatgttgGGGtttggacagggacaccaggggtgggatggggacaccaggatgggatggggatgttgGGGTTTGGACAAGGAcactggggtgggatggggacaccagggatgggatggggacactggggtgggatggggacactgggggtgggatggggacattgagggtgggatggggatgttggggatgggatggggacaccaggatgggatggggacattgggatgggatggggatgtcAGGGGTGAGGCTGTGGAGGGCAagggggatgggatggagcttCCAGGGCGTTGGGGAGCAACAGGGCATGACAGGTGGGGGGAcagtggggccaggagtgggattgctgggctgggggcgtgtctgggagcactggggtgGCATTTTGGGGCACGGGGGCGAGTGGCACCGTGGTGTTGGCGGCATGCACGGTGCCAGCGCTGCCCGTGCTGCAGAGCTGGCGGCGGCGGAGCAGCGGGCACGGCAGCAGGGGCTGGCGCTGCTGCGGGTGCCGCAGAGCCCCGCGGTGCTGGtgcgggcagcggggccggcGCTGAGCCGGGACCTGCTCGAGCTCTACTTCGAGAACCggcgcagcggcggcggccgcgtCACGGACGTGAGGATGCTGCCAGGTGGGCGCGGGGCCGTCGTCACCTTCCAGGAGGTGGCAGGTGAGCGGGGAGCCCCGCTGgtggcagggagctggtggcagGGACCGTGGGGAGCCGCTCTGGGCCACCAGCTGCCCGTCAGTTTGTCCCCCCGCAGCCGCAGAGCGGGTGCTGCAGAGGCCACACCGGCTGCAGGACGCGGTGCTGGAGCTCGTCCCCCACTTCcccttcctggagctgctcctggacaCTGTCCCCACTCCGGACAGGGCCTGTCCTCCTGACACAGAGCCTGTGCTGGTCACGGAGCCCTCGCTGGACACAGATTGCCCGCCGGACACGGCGCCCAGCGTGGCACACACGGACCCTCCGCCGGACACGGCCGCCACAGTGCCGGTGCCGGCAGCACCAACATCGCacccagtgctggagcagccaccaGCCGCCGTCCCCAGCAGCGACAAGGACACAGAGGAGCTCAGGGCCGTGCCCAGCCAGGCCCAGCCCCCAGGGCCTGTGTCCACGGGGGTCCCGGAGCTGATGCTGGCGGTGCCGGTGCAGGACGAGGTGCTGGTGCCGGCGGAGCCGGGAGCTCTGCGgtacctgcagcagcaccaccaggaCGTGCTCGGCAGCATCCCCgaagtgtccctgctgtcactggaAGGGGGGGACATCTCTGGGTTCCGGGTGAGCTGCAGGCGGGGCTGTGGGAAGGTGTGGGCAGgtacaggcagggctgtgggaaggtGTGGGCAGGTACAGGCAGCATTGCTGGGAGgtacaggcagggctgtgggaaggtGCAGGCAGGTGTGGGCAGGTACAAACAGAGGTGTGGGCAGGTACAGACAGGTGTGAGCAGGTACAGGCAGGTGTGGGCAGGTAcaggcagggatgagcaggTACAGGCAGGTGTGGGCAGGTACAGCCAGAGGTGTGAGCAGGTACAGGCAGAGGTGTGAGCAGGTACAGACAGGGTTCAGGCAGGTGTGAGCAGGTACAGACAGGTGTGAGCAGGTACAGGCAGCTGTGAGCAGGTacaggcagggatgtgcaggtacaggcagggatgagcaggTACAGGCAGGTGTGAGCAGGTACAGCCAGAGGTGTGGGCAGGTACAGACAGAGGTGTGGGCAGGTACAGGCAGGGATGTGAGCagccctctgtgctgtgctcccaccTCCCCGTGCTCAGGCACATCCTGGTGCCAGAAGCTGCCAGCCCCGTGGTGCTGCCCACACTCCCCAGGTgggtggggagctgggcaggtgcTGGCACACAGGTGCTGACCCTGTGACCATCTGCTGACAGGTgagtggggagcagggccggtGCCAGGCAGTGGCAGATttcctgcagagcctgctggaCTCCGTGGCCTCGCACTCCACAACCTTGCGCTTCCCTGGAGTTGCCCGCTTCCTGTGGGACCCGGCCGGGCAGagcctgctccaggagctggagagccGCTTCCAGTGCGTCATCCAGCTGGAAGGGGAACCCTGGACCCCTCCAGATCCCCAGGTCAGCCtcgtggggaggggtctggcGAGCAGGTGCCCTTGTGCTGGTCCCTGCCGTGGTGGTGATGTCACCCCTCGAtccccacagctggagctggaggagctgctgcccccaAGCAGCCACGGGGACCCCCGGTCACCCTCCTGGCCCCTGGACCTGCCCGAGGACACCAGTGCCGCTGCTGCTGATGAACGTGATGATGATGGCTTTCATTCCAACGCAGGTGAGGGTGCCACAGTGGGGTGAGGGTGCCAAGGGTCCTCAGGGCGGCACCTCACGGTTGGCACTGCGCTGCTCCCACAGAGGAGATCAAGGAGGTGATGGCAGCGCTGCACCCGCGCAGCGCCAGCGGCCGTGGCACCCCCGAGCTGTGGCCTGGCACCATCCCCGGCGGGGAGTGGGACCCTGAGGATGAGATCCCGTACGCGGCCGGCGGGGACGGTGCCAGCAAGCTGCTGTCGCACACCagggtggaggaggaggtgcaGGTGGCCCTGGCCATCCAGTACTCCATGGACAACACGTGGTGCGAGGAGCAGGATCTGGCACGTGCCACCgccctgtccctgcactccTACAGccgggagcagcagcaggagcaagcCCAGGAGGATGCCGGGCTCCTGGCCGCGCTGGAGGCCTCGCTGGAGGAGGCTCTTCAGGCGGCAGACGTGGCGCGGGTGGCGGTGTTCTGCTCCTTGGAGCAGGACGTGTTGGCGGTGCTGCAAGAGCTGGAGCGGGCGCTGGCGGCTCAGCAGCGGGCACGGGAGGTGGTGAGCGAGCGGCTGCGGGCACTGCCGGCCGCCGGGAGCTGCGCGCTGACCCTGCTGCGGCGCCGGCACGCCGTGCACCTCATCCTGCGCGGTGACACCGCCACGCTGCGCGGCTTCGCCGACTACCTGGGCCCTGCCGCCCAAGAGCTCGCATCGCTGCTTCAGCGCCTGCCACCGCCAGGGCACGGTGCCACCACCGCTGCCACCACCACCGCTGCCACCACCACTGCCACAGCACACTGGGTGCGCTGGGACCCCTCTGGCACCGCTGTCCCCTACGCCCCCGAGGCAGCGGCGCAGCTGGAGCAGGCCTGGTTGCGCCAGGAGCGCCGGCTGGATCTGGTGCTGGACGGGCGACCCTTCACCGTGCATTTGGAGCGCATGGAGGAGTTCGACATCGGCAGTGCCCGCGCCGTGCCCGTCTGCCGCAGCCAGCCCCCGCTGGACAGCACCTGCTGCCTGCTCGGTGCGTGTGGGCACCGTGGGGCCGGCCCTGCCCGTCGCCGTGCCCACGCTCACCAGGGATTTGTCCAGCAGGGCCAGAGgtgcctgggctggaggaggaggtgcGGCTGATGGCGCTGCCTGAGGACTCGGAGGAGTTCTGTGACACGGTGAAGCATTTCTGCGCGACgctggaggagctgcacagccagCTCAGCGTCGTGCAGGTGGGTCTGGGCCCGTGGGACCGCCGGGGTGtgcccatggcacagcagtGACCCAGCGGTGCCCAGCAGGTGCAGAAGCTGATCCATCCAGTGCTGTACAAGCAGTACCAGCTGAAGAAGGGCAGCGTGAAGCGCGCCTGTGCCGCCGGCACCGCCGTGGAGCGCGTCCTCTTCCATGGCACCACCAAGGACTCCAGCCGCGAGATCTGCCTGCACGGCTTCAACCGCAGCTTCTGCGGCAAGAACGGTGAGCGCCGGGCACGTGTGGGGTGGGCACGGGCTGCCCGTGGTGTGGGAATGGGGTGCCAGGAGGTGTGGTGCCATCAGCGTGGGAACGGTGCCATCAGCGTGGGAACGGTGCCATCGGCATGGGAATTGTGCCATCAACATGGGAATTGTGCCATCAACATGGGAATGGGGTGTCAAGGGGGCAGGGTGTCATTGGCATGGGTACAAGGTGGTGGCAGCGTGGGAAAAGGGCACTGGGTGCCATCGGTGAGGGAGTGGAGTGCCAGGATGAGCACAGTGCCATCAGAACAGGAATAAGATGATCATGGGTGCGTGGGAACAGGATGCCAAGGTGGGCACGGTGCCCTTGGGGTGGGAACAGGGTGGTGAGGTGGACACAGTGACATTTGTGCAGGAATAGGTTGATTATGGGAAGGTGCCAAGGTGGgcacagtgccagcagtgtgggaaCAGGGTGCCAGTGTGGGCACAGTGACATTTGCACAGGAATAGGGTGGTCATGGGAATGGGGTGCCAAGGTGGGCACGGTGCCCTTGATGTGGAAGTGGAGAGTTGAGGTGGACATGGTGACATTTGCACCGCAATGGGGTGATCATGGGTGCATGGGAATGGGGTGCCAAGGTGGGCACAGTGGTGTTTGTGCAGGAATGGGGTGATCATGGGGATGGGGTGCAAGGTGGCCACGgtgccagcagtgtgggaaCAGGGTGGTAGATTTGGCACGGTGACCTTTGCATGGGAATGGCTGCATGGGAATGCACGAGTGTATGGGCGTGGGGTGCCAAGGTGGGCCCGGTGCCCCTGGCACACCCCCCGTGCCCAGCTGATGCCCACCCCCCAGCCACACTCTACGGCCTGGGCGTGTACTTCGCGGCGCGAGCGGCCATCTCGGCGCGGGACCGCTACTCGCCGCCCAGCGCCAACGGCACCAAGTTCATCTTCATGGCCAAGGTGCTGACCGGGGAGTTCACGGCCGGGCGCCCGGGGCTGCGGGCACCCCCGCTGCGGGAGGGCTCCGGGGTGCCCCAGCGCTTCCACAGCGTCGTGGACGACCCCCGGCAGCCCGAAATCTTCGTCATCTTCAACGACACCCAGGCGTACCCGCAGTACCTCATCACCTGCCGCAGCCGCCACGGGGGTCCTCTCTGAGCCCCCTGGCAGTGCCTCGGCTCCAGGGACTCCCTTTTATCCCCCTTTTTATCCCCCTTTTACCCTCCTTTTatccccccagcaccccctggCACTGGTGCCTCGCAGGGGTTACGGGGCCCTGCCATCGGGActtgctgtgccagggaggttcctgccctgcccatgAACTCAGAGTGGGGGGATCCTCGCTTGGGGACGCTCCTGGGCACCCTcgtgccagggctggaggtggaCAGGAGGGCTTGGGGTCACCTGTGTGACACGAATGAAATTTGggactgcaaataaaaatgggaagtttttaaaaactgcaaataaaattg includes:
- the PARP10 gene encoding protein mono-ADP-ribosyltransferase PARP10 codes for the protein MAGGVLEVQGVPPDAPEELLILYFESRRRSGGGPVQSCQRLGPLLFLTFEDPQDAQNVLAHGSHRLGGAELGVRPAPPWDPTHLVLHSLDPGSPPEPLDEPLETLLGVPPGSATLCQGSVPGWGLLRLRDPLSPPELAAAEQRARQQGLALLRVPQSPAVLVRAAGPALSRDLLELYFENRRSGGGRVTDVRMLPGGRGAVVTFQEVAAAERVLQRPHRLQDAVLELVPHFPFLELLLDTVPTPDRACPPDTEPVLVTEPSLDTDCPPDTAPSVAHTDPPPDTAATVPVPAAPTSHPVLEQPPAAVPSSDKDTEELRAVPSQAQPPGPVSTGVPELMLAVPVQDEVLVPAEPGALRYLQQHHQDVLGSIPEVSLLSLEGGDISGFRVSGEQGRCQAVADFLQSLLDSVASHSTTLRFPGVARFLWDPAGQSLLQELESRFQCVIQLEGEPWTPPDPQLELEELLPPSSHGDPRSPSWPLDLPEDTSAAAADERDDDGFHSNAEEIKEVMAALHPRSASGRGTPELWPGTIPGGEWDPEDEIPYAAGGDGASKLLSHTRVEEEVQVALAIQYSMDNTWCEEQDLARATALSLHSYSREQQQEQAQEDAGLLAALEASLEEALQAADVARVAVFCSLEQDVLAVLQELERALAAQQRAREVVSERLRALPAAGSCALTLLRRRHAVHLILRGDTATLRGFADYLGPAAQELASLLQRLPPPGHGATTAATTTAATTTATAHWVRWDPSGTAVPYAPEAAAQLEQAWLRQERRLDLVLDGRPFTVHLERMEEFDIGSARAVPVCRSQPPLDSTCCLLAGPEVPGLEEEVRLMALPEDSEEFCDTVKHFCATLEELHSQLSVVQQVQKLIHPVLYKQYQLKKGSVKRACAAGTAVERVLFHGTTKDSSREICLHGFNRSFCGKNATLYGLGVYFAARAAISARDRYSPPSANGTKFIFMAKVLTGEFTAGRPGLRAPPLREGSGVPQRFHSVVDDPRQPEIFVIFNDTQAYPQYLITCRSRHGGPL